The region GCATTTAGACGCAATTAGGTGGGGCAAGTGGGTGCAAATATTCAATCAACTTCTATCTTATATCCCATAGCCTTATATCCACGCTGCCGTTTCTCCCACATTCGATAGAGTTGTGGATGGTCTAGTTCAGCATAATCGTGAATCAAGATATCAGTCTTGTCTGCATGATCACGATGTAAGCGGCCCGCATACTGTTGTAGGGTTCCCGCCCAGGAGATGGGAAGCGTCAATATCAAGGTATCAAGCGGAGCGTGGTCAAATCCTTCGCCGACCAACTGGGCGCTGGCCAACAATAGGTGGGGTGTATCCGCAGGGAGTTCGGCCAACGCATTGATGACACTTTTTCGCTCCTTTGCTTTCATGCGACCATGGAGCATAAAGCAGGGGTGGGCGATATTTGTGAAATAGGTGTTTAACAAATCGAGATGTTCGGTTCGTTTGGTCAAGAGCAATACTTTTCTCCCCTCACTGAGGGCGCTAATTGCATCGGCCGCAATCCGTGTATTTCGGTCCCTATCCTCTGCCAGGAGCCTGATGACTTCTTGGATGCTGGCATGTGGCGGAATCGTCGACGATGATAGATGATGAACTCGAACCGTCAACTGTTCTGGGACATGCGCCGGTCGCTGCGCGACATGTCTTACGGGGCCGCACTGCATGAATATGATAGGGTGATGGCCGTTACTTCGAATTGGTGTTGCGCTGAGGCCAAGCACATAATGCGAGTTGGCTTGTTTCAAAACACCTTCGAAAGTTTGAGCTGATAAATGGTGAGCTTCATCGATGATGATCTGCCCATATTGACCGAGTAATTCTTGCAGATCTTCGCGACGTGCCAAGCTTTGGATAACCGCAATGTCTAGCAATCCGGTTGCTTTCTTCTTACCCGCACCGATCAAACCGATTTTTTGTTCATCGAGTAGGACAAAAGTTCCAAGGCGCTCTTGCCATTGCCGCATGAGATCCGCACGATGAACGATCACCAGTGTGCTGACCTGCCTGCGTGCGATGATCGCAGCTGCAGTTACTGTTTTTCCGAATGCAGTCGGCGCTATCAACATTCCAAAATCATGGGGCAGAATAGCCTCCAATGCTTCCTGCTGATCTGGCCGTAGCACACCTTGAAATGAAGCCTTCAAGACGGAGCCCTTAGAGCGCACATCTTCCAGCCGCAAGTCGATTTTGTTAGCAGTAAGTAGTGCTCTGACATCGCCCAGGCAGCCGCGTGGTAACGCCATGTGCTTTGGATGATTTTCGGCACGACCGATGACACGCGGTTTATCCCAAGTGGACATACGCATGGCCTGTGCTTTGTAAAAATCTGGATTCGGGAAGGCGGCTAAGCGGACTAAGCGATTCATCAGTGATTGCGGTAGCCCCGCTTTTTCGATGAATATCTGGCCAGCAATCGTGGCTATTACGGCTTTTGGCATAGTGCCCGTAAGCTTGATATTCGGCTTGGCAGGTGCTATCCATGGGGTGTCCGCGTTTTCGTCTTCCACTTCGGCATAGGCGATATCCAACGG is a window of Herbaspirillum hiltneri N3 DNA encoding:
- a CDS encoding TOTE conflict system archaeo-eukaryotic primase domain-containing protein; this encodes MSKVDSELFRLRAENEMLRALIVKHGISIPQLNTLHPTNNTQSTVPSLLSPEAKIKLFRRLFQGRDDVYPIRWESKKTGKPGYSPVCANEWRHGVCQKPVIKCSECTKSLFAPVTNEVISSHLKGKITAGVYPLLADDRCHFLAIDFDDADWREDAKAVLQTCIENNLPAALEISRSGEGAHLWLFFANPTPARDARRLGTALISATCARTRQLKLESYDRLFPNQDTMPKGGFGNLIALPLQKHPRDLGRSVFVDGNLQPLPDQWGFLESIKPLPQAYIDAVLHKLVGDRHPLDIAYAEVEDENADTPWIAPAKPNIKLTGTMPKAVIATIAGQIFIEKAGLPQSLMNRLVRLAAFPNPDFYKAQAMRMSTWDKPRVIGRAENHPKHMALPRGCLGDVRALLTANKIDLRLEDVRSKGSVLKASFQGVLRPDQQEALEAILPHDFGMLIAPTAFGKTVTAAAIIARRQVSTLVIVHRADLMRQWQERLGTFVLLDEQKIGLIGAGKKKATGLLDIAVIQSLARREDLQELLGQYGQIIIDEAHHLSAQTFEGVLKQANSHYVLGLSATPIRSNGHHPIIFMQCGPVRHVAQRPAHVPEQLTVRVHHLSSSTIPPHASIQEVIRLLAEDRDRNTRIAADAISALSEGRKVLLLTKRTEHLDLLNTYFTNIAHPCFMLHGRMKAKERKSVINALAELPADTPHLLLASAQLVGEGFDHAPLDTLILTLPISWAGTLQQYAGRLHRDHADKTDILIHDYAELDHPQLYRMWEKRQRGYKAMGYKIEVD